Below is a genomic region from Deltaproteobacteria bacterium HGW-Deltaproteobacteria-18.
CCTTCCATCTCCAGCAACGCCCGGGCATGTGCCTGGCCTGCAACCTGACTTACGGACTGCCGCAGGTCTTCACCCGGCATCCGCTGCTCGGCGTGGGCAAGCTGGCGCAGAACCTGGCTGAACGCGTCAATGCGAGCATGGCCACCTGGGCGCTGGGTTCAACGCGTGAAATCTCCAGGAGTCTGCACGTCATTCCCTTTACCATCAAGGTCGCGTAAGGGACAGCGCCAAGTCTCCCCTAAATTCGCAAAATAGTGGAACATCGGGAATTTTTGACCCAGGTCAAGGATTCCCGATACCGTTTCATGGCATAGGCGATCCCATGAAAGACATGCAAAAGCTCCCCGCTCATACTCTCAAGGTCTGCCGTGGCGCAGCCCAGTGCCCTCATGCGGTGCAGGGCTCGGACCTGACCGCCGAACTCGAAGGCGTGCTCATCCGCTCCGGATGGCCTGAATTCCTGGCCGCCATGACCCGCCCCATCCGCCATCACCACCAGTTCAGAATGGCCGTGGCGTCCTGTCCCAACGGATGCTCCCAGCCGCATATCGCGGACTTTGGGCTCATCGCCTTTGCCCGCATCGGCCTTGAGCCCGCCAAGTGTTCGGGTTGCGGGCACTGTGTCGCGATCTGTGCCGAGAAGGCCCTGCATCTTGAAGACGGCATCCGCCTGGACCCTTCGCGCTGCCTGGGTTGCGCGGCCTGCGCGAGGGTCTGCCCCGAAAAGGCCCTGCGGGTGGACCAGACCGGATACCGCGTGCTCATCGGCGGCAAGCTCGGACGCCATCCGCGCCTGGCTCATGAACTGGGTTTTTACGAACTGCCCGATGCGCTTGAAATCCTGGGCAAGGTCTTGAGGGTTTTCATGGGGCACCACCGGACCGGCCTGCGACTGGGGGACCTTGTCGAGAAGCTTGGGCGGGAGGAATTCAACGATCTGGTGCGGCCATGACTCTTCTGGCACGAGTGCTCATCGTGCTCTGCAGCCTGACCACGGCAGCGCATTTCCTGCGCTTCGGGACCTTCTGGGAAGCCGCGCCGGCACTTTTCCCGGCCGCCGCCGCATTTTTTCCGCGTCTTCTGCCCAGGCCGCTGCTCATCCTGGCCGCACTCGGCGGCGCGATCCTGTGGGCGAACCAGGGGATTGAACTGGCTGCCTGGCGGATGAATTTCGGCCTGCCGTGGATGCGGCTCGCCCTGATCCTGGGCGCTGTCTGCCTGGCCCATCTGGGTGCCGGGGCGTTGCTGGCCGGCCGTACCGGACAGGGGATTTTCGGCCCCGTGCGTGCGGCCGACCTGGTCAAGACCGCCACGTTCCTGCTGGTGGGCGGCATTCTGCTGCTGGCCGGCAGCAAGACACCCTTTCCCCTGCTTCTGGGAGAACGCTTTTTTCCTGGCTCCGAAGTTTTCTGGATCTTTTTTTTCGCCTTTTACGGAGCGATGGTCAGCGGATGGCTGCTGACCGACAGCCGC
It encodes:
- a CDS encoding [Fe-S]-binding protein, whose protein sequence is MKDMQKLPAHTLKVCRGAAQCPHAVQGSDLTAELEGVLIRSGWPEFLAAMTRPIRHHHQFRMAVASCPNGCSQPHIADFGLIAFARIGLEPAKCSGCGHCVAICAEKALHLEDGIRLDPSRCLGCAACARVCPEKALRVDQTGYRVLIGGKLGRHPRLAHELGFYELPDALEILGKVLRVFMGHHRTGLRLGDLVEKLGREEFNDLVRP
- a CDS encoding pancreas/duodenum homeobox protein 1, with the translated sequence MTNADQIFTPASLDEIFPPSITDAFFEALFGDAEDGAYDIRLRFEGHSPQELRFAFHLQQRPGMCLACNLTYGLPQVFTRHPLLGVGKLAQNLAERVNASMATWALGSTREISRSLHVIPFTIKVA